Proteins co-encoded in one Homo sapiens chromosome 6 genomic scaffold, GRCh38.p14 alternate locus group ALT_REF_LOCI_3 HSCHR6_MHC_DBB_CTG1 genomic window:
- the IER3 gene encoding radiation-inducible immediate-early gene IEX-1 (The RefSeq protein has 1 substitution compared to this genomic sequence) encodes MCHSRSCHPTMTILQAPTPAPSTIPGPRRGSGPEIFTFDPLPEPAAAPAGRPSASRGHRKRSRRVLYPRVVRRQLPVEEPNPAKRLLFLLLTIVFCQILMAEEGVPAPLPPEDAPNAASLAPTPVSAVLEPFNLTSEPSDYALDLSTFLQQHPAAF; translated from the exons ATGTGTCACTCTCGCAGCTGCCACCCGACCATGACCATCCTGCAGGCCCCGACCCCGGCCCCCTCCACCATCCCGGGACCCCGGCGGGGCTCCGGTCCTGAGATCTTCACCTTCGACCCTCTCCCGGAGCCCGCAGCGGCCCCTGCCGGGCGCCCCAGCGCCTCTCGCGGGCACCGAAAGCGCAGCCGCAGGGTTCTCTACCCTCGAGTG GTCCGGCGCCAGCTGCCAGTCGAGGAACCGAACCCAGCCAAAAGGCTTCTCTTTCTGCTGCTCACCATCGTCTTCTGCCAGATCCTGATGGCTGAAGAGGGTGTGCCGGCGCCCCTGCCTCCAGAGGACGCCCCTAACGCCGCATCCCTGGCGCCCACCCCTGTGTCCCCCGTCCTCGAGCCCTTTAATCTGACTTCGGAGCCCTCGGACTACGCTCTGGACCTCAGCACTTTCCTCCAGCAACACCCGGCCGCCTTCTAA